Proteins encoded within one genomic window of Brassica rapa cultivar Chiifu-401-42 chromosome A09, CAAS_Brap_v3.01, whole genome shotgun sequence:
- the LOC103839404 gene encoding probable methyltransferase PMT5 has product MTSPWYKSISSVLGLRGLLFFILGVVALVTILAPLTSNSYEASSTLVPNVYSNYRRIKEQAAVDYLDLRSLSLGTTLREFPLCGKERESYVPCYNVTGNLLAGLQEGDELDRHCEFERDKERCVVRPPKDYKIPLRWPLGRDIIWSGNVKITKDQLLSSGTVTTRLMLLEENQITFHSEDGLIFDGVKDYARQIAEMIGLGSDTEFAQAGIRTVLDIGCGFGSFGAHLVSLKMMPICIAEYEATGSQVQLALERGLPAMIGNFFSKQLPYPALSFDMVHCAHCGTTWDIKDAMLLLEVDRVLKPGGYFVLTSPTNKAQGNLPDTKKTSISTRVNELSKKICWSLTGQQDETFLWQKTTDSNCYSSRSEASIPLCKEGDSVPYYHPLVPCISGTTSKRWIPIQNRSAVSLTTSAGLEIHGLKPEEFSEDTQVWRSALKNYWSLLTPLIFSDHPKRPGDEDPLPPFNMIRNVMDMNARFGNLNSALLDQGKSAWVMNVVPVNARNTLPIILDRGFAGVLHDWCEPFPTYPRTYDMLHANELLTLLSSEQCSLMDLFLEMDRILRPEGWVVISDKLGVIEMARALATRVRWEARVIDLQDGSDQRLLVCQKPFLKK; this is encoded by the exons ATGACAAGTCCTTGGTACAAGAGTATTTCCTCTGTTCTTGGTCTCAGAGGGTTGCTGTTCTTTATACTCGGTGTTGTGGCTCTTGTTACCATTTTAGCACCATTGACATCAAACTCATACGAAGCTTCTTCAACGCTAGTGCCCAACGTTTATAGTAACTATAGGAGGATAAAGGAGCAAGCTGCTGTTGATTATCTTGATCTAAGGTCTCTCTCACTAGGGACTACTCTTAGAGAGTTTCCTCTATGTGGTAAAGAAAGAGAGAGCTATGTGCCTTGTTATAACGTCACAGGGAATTTACTTGCTGGGCTTCAAGAGGGTGATGAGTTGGATCGGCACTGCGAGTTTGAGAGAGATAAGGAGAGATGTGTAGTACGTCCTCCAAAGGACTATAAGATACCACTTAGGTGGCCACTTGGTAGAGATATCATATGGAGTGGGAACGTGAAAATAACCAAAGACCAGTTGCTTTCTTCAGGAACCGTGACAACGAG GTTAATGTTGCTTGAGGAGAATCAGATCACCTTTCACTCGGAAGATGGCTTGATCTTTGATGGGGTCAAAGACTACGCTCGTCAAATTGCTGAGATGATTGGCTTAGGAAGCGATACTGAGTTTGCTCAAGCTGGT ATACGGACTGTGTTAGACATTGGTTGCGGATTTGGTAGCTTTGGTGCACATCTAGTGTCTTTGAAAATGATGCCTATATGTATAGCAGAGTATGAGGCAACTGGGAGCCAAGTCCAGTTAGCTTTAGAGAGAGGCCTTCCTGCAATGATTGGCAACTTTTTTTCAAAACAGCTTCCTTATCCAGCATTGTCTTTTGACATGGTCCACTGTGCTCATTGTGGTACTACTTGGGACATCAAAG ATGCAATGCTACTTTTGGAAGTGGACCGTGTCCTGAAACCGGGAGGGTACTTTGTTTTGACCTCTCCAACGAACAAAGCGCAGGGAAACTTGCCAGACACGAAGAAGACGAGCATCTCAACGCGGGTGAATGAGTTGTCTAAGAAAATCTGTTGGAGTCTAACAGGGCAGCAGGATGAGACGTTTCTTTGGCAGAAAACTACAGATTCAAATTGCTATTCGTCTCG GTCTGAAGCTTCTATACCTCTTTGCAAAGAAGGAGATAGTGTTCCCTATTACCACCCATTGGTTCCATGTATAAGCGGAACCACAAGTAAACGCTGGATCCCTATTCAGAATAGATCTGCTGTTTCATTAACTACCTCAGCTGGGCTTGAAATCCATG GTTTAAAACCCGAAGAGTTCTCGGAAGATACACAAGTATGGAGATCAGCACTTAAGAACTACTGGTCCTTGCTTACACCTTTGATATTCTCTGACCATCCAAAGAGACCCGGTGACGAAGATCCTCTCCCTCCTTTTAACATGATACGCAATGTGATGGACATGAATGCTCGTTTCGGGAACTTAAACTCTGCTTTGCTCGACCAAGGAAAGTCCGCTTGGGTGATGAACGTTGTCCCAGTCAATGCGCGTAACACTCTTCCTATCATACTTGATCGTGGCTTTGCCGGTGTTCTACATGACTG GTGTGAACCATTCCCAACGTACCCACGAACGTATGACATGCTTCATGCTAATGAGCTTCTCACGCTTCTTAGCTCAGAACAGTGCAGCCTAATGGACTTGTTCTTGGAGATGGATCGGATTCTTCGCCCTGAG GGATGGGTTGTTATAAGCGACAAGCTGGGAGTAATCGAGATGGCACGTGCACTGGCAACACGAGTGCGGTGGGAAGCACGAGTCATTGATCTTCAAGACGGAAGCGACCAAAGACTTCTCGTCTGTCAAAAAccatttctcaaaaaataa
- the LOC103839403 gene encoding erlin-2-B, translated as MDPQQQRRTETGPRPPVGEPGGDLTSIFIAFGVFIAIAALVMSPSSLVHQVPEGHVGAYWRGGALLNIITEPGFHLKLPFITNYEPVQVTLQTDQVKDIPCGTKGGVMITFEKIEVVNRLRKDYVYDTLLNYGVDYDNTWIYDKIHHEINQFCSSHSLQQVYIDIFDQIDERMKEALQADCTRYAPGIEIISVRVTKPKIPESVRRNFEQMEEERTKVLIAIEKQRVAEKEAETKKIMAISEAEKNANVSKILMEQKLTEKDSARREADIENQMYLDRQKSLADADYYRVLKEAEANKLKLTPEFLELKFIDAIARNTKMFFGDKVPNMVLDQRLLGNFLNHSTKDKSNDGNSERATDSDS; from the exons ATGGATCCTCAGCAGCAGCGGAGAACTGAAACCGGTCCCCGTCCTCCCGTCGGTGAACCCGGCGGCGACCTCACTTCGATTTTCATCGCGTTCGGTGTTTTCATCGCAATCGCCGCTTTG GTCATGTCCCCTTCATCGCTGGTGCACCAAGTCCCTGAAGGTCACGTTGGAGCTTATTGGAGAGGTGGTGCTCTTCTCAACATCATCACAGAGCCTG GTTTTCATTTGAAGCTGCCTTTCATTACCAACTACGAGCCTGTTCAAGTTACTCTCCAAACAGATCAA GTGAAGGATATACCATGTGGTACCAAAGGAGGTGTCATGATTACctttgagaagattgaa gTTGTTAATCGTCTGCGTAAGGATTATGTCTATGACACTTTGCTCAACTACGGTGTGGACTATGATAACACATGGATATATGACAAGATTCACCACGAGATCAACCAGTTCTGCAGCTCTCATTCGCTTCAGCAAGTCTACATTGACATCTTTGACCAG ATTGATGAACGAATGAAAGAGGCGCTTCAGGCTGATTGCACACGTTATGCTCCAGGAATTGAGATTATTAGTGTGCGTGTCACTAAGCCTAAAATTCCAGAGAGTGTGAGGCGCAACTTTGAGCAGATGGAAGAGGAACGCACTAAG GTTTTGATTGCTATTGAGAAACAAAGAGTTGCTGAGAAAGAGGCAGAGACAAAGAAGATAATGGCCATTAGTGAAGCCGAGAAGAATGCCAATGTTAGTAAGATTCTGATGGAGCAGAAGCTGACTGAGAAAGACAGCGCACGGAGGGAAGCAGATATCGAGAATCAGATGTATCTTGATCGTCAAAAGAGTCTTGCCGATGCTGATTACTACCG TGTACTGAAAGAAGCTGAAGCAAACAAGTTGAAGCTCACTCCTGAATTTCTCGAACTTAAATTCATCGATGCCATTGCACGCAACACCAAAATGTTCTTCGGTGACAAG GTACCTAACATGGTGTTGGATCAAAGGCTGCTTGGGAACTTCCTCAATCACTCGACTAAAGACAAATCTAATGATGGGAACTCGGAAAGGGCCACTGATTCTGATTCATAG